In the Primulina eburnea isolate SZY01 unplaced genomic scaffold, ASM2296580v1 ctg739_ERROPOS11973397, whole genome shotgun sequence genome, one interval contains:
- the LOC140822102 gene encoding DNA polymerase zeta catalytic subunit isoform X5: MKNANQSDPSANEDIRFFRRQSTSELEGDAVIDEITNQQFLSYARLSQAHADVKMVQSLIPIWEEELERTGVPESMPSNSEKPLPQDVLKTLSCGIDFEIFMEVNDDEGSEPPLTPTSIKCSTDCRNLVEHGLENFEGCSNLSSKYLEKSDNVGSSSIFDSSSEAVYEDKTCASDAIDKPRISYSLGQLSEKASDEDALRLLKWLASSQAAEDINSDDELACETILSPLIPVKTIDKVLEKANVEYESESQQECQDILDSVDMLDFEELNGRASDRIDNNHSSEPLSNKIIPQVDGSSDDLQSTPRFNESLKLDSDGRNSSQEVKPWTEIDSRSPKLGKKRPRWGSLPVSNQNASNVSYPKTFNTLGGCDNENVEGFGTAGCGNEAERFPFVVKVDEKKDAGYTEQASSITACSTRELMRKKRSQRTELSESRSPIQDQDNFCQPMHRSPVTIERSKFHGMSIQSTDTVSSEVKPIKRSSFGNLPLCCGTSIVPGNTPKIGSQVSTIQLDCDDNNYCEHMKSSQNCDGSLYVSSCILEQPRFKNSNIDVQDSSCLDLLQTDAFGSCAVAVSAASDFISKNECPTENDQLIANHKVPENPVEDLEDMTGKTTNTQCKNSLYQESKPGFSMPNCSISDNVNKEAESVKLVSMVFSKKPPSMEWTEEPGGEARGPMDGYCNEVPIVQGRSIEDCLPFFVRNFPEEKELPPRNYDYVNHHESVMGVPILYQNDGSHLFMLTSAISPPSTESVDRWLSSNISDIMGKKSNAQSLIPLLSDGSSGDVIDSLGSQADVSNSPTQIPVSLSREKPSLDKVHEHNQESCGMEVKETQKKPVPGSRPDPSQISGPDRKMKLTPLSQIGFRDPASVGGGQQLTLLSVEIQAESRGVLRPDPRFDAINVIALVFQEDDESTLDVHVLLRCDHASVVKDLNAIFGCQVLVFSEELQLFSHFSKLIDSVDPDVIMGWDVQSGSLGFLAERAGYLGLGLLNNISRTPSETNEALSEFETSENNMVKEMFSESEAREAVNLENLIEDEWGRTHASGVHVGGRIVLNIWRLMRNEVKLNIYTVEAVAEKVLRRKIPSIHWKILTKWFSSGPGRARYRSVDYILQRAKLNLQIMNQLDVINRTSELARVFGIDFFSVLSRGSQYRVESMFLRLAHTQNYLAISPGNQQVANQPAMECLPLVMEPESSFYADPVIVLDFQSLYPSMVIAYNLCFCTCLGKITPPKENCLGVSSYSADKHTLHNLRLELLVTPNGVLYVSSKVRKGILPCLLEEILSTRIMVKQAMKKLSPSQKVLGRIFNARQLALKLIANVTYGYTAAGFSGRMPCAELADSIVQCGRRTLETAISFVNSNEKWKARVVYGDTDSMFVLLKGRSLKEAFTIGREIASAITEMNPNPVTLKMEKVYYPCFLLTKKRYVGYSYESPDQSNPIFDAKGIETVRRDTCAAVSKTMEQSLRIYFEYQNIDEVQSYLQRQWTRILSGRVSVQDFVFAKEVRLGTYSIRASSLPPAAIVATKAMKVDPRAEPRYAERIPYVVVHGEPGARLVDMVVDPLEVLALNSPYRLNDIYYIRKQIIPALQRVFGLLGADLNHWFLDMPRPSREAFGKRCSLGLNPQRKRIDYYYTSRHCIVCGDLVQASSHLCPECLKNETTVAIALIGRTSKLEKDIQHLTAICRHCGGGDWRVESGVKCISLACSVFYERRKVQKELQSLSEVATRAGFYPKCMVEWF; this comes from the exons ATGAAAAATGCCAATCAGTCTGATCCTTCAGCAAATGAAGATATTCGATTCTTCAGGCGGCAGAGTACCTCTGAGCTGGAAGGAGATGCTGTAATAGATG AGATAACAAACCAGCAATTTTTATCGTATGCACGCCTTTCTCAAGCTCATGCTGATGTGAAAATGGTTCAGTCACTAATACCAATTTGGGAG GAAGAATTAGAGAGGACTGGAGTACCTGAGTCCATGCCTTCTAATTCTGAGAAACCACTTCCACAAGATGTATTGAAGACTCTGTCATGTGGTAtcgattttgaaatatttatggaagTGAATGACGATGAAGGAAGCGAGCCACCTTTGACTCCAACATCAATAAAATGTTCAACAGATTGCAGAAATTTGGTTGAACATGGACTCGAGAACTTTGAGGGTTGCAGCAATCTGTCTTCCAAGTATTTGGAAAAAAGTGACAACGTTGGATCTTCATCTATTTTTGATTCATCATCAGAAGCTGTTTATGAAGACAAAACTTGTGCATCCGACGCAATTGATAAACCACGGATATCTTATTCTTTGGGGCAATTGAGTGAAAAG GCCTCAGACGAAGATGCCTTGAGGCTTTTAAAGTGGCTTGCATCTTCTCAAGCTGCTGAAGATATCAACTCTGATGACGAACTTGCTTGTGAGACAATATTGAGTCCCTTGATACCTGTGAAAACCATTGACAAGGTGTTAGAGAAAGCCAATGTGGAGTACGAGAGTGAATCCCAGCAAGAGTGTCAGGACATTCTTGATTCTGTTGATATGCTTGATTTTGAAGAATTGAACGGCAGAGCTTCTGACCGCATCGACAACAATCATTCTAGCGAACCATTGTCAAATAAAATTATACCTCAAGTCGATGGCTCTAGTGATGACCTCCAGTCAACTCCACGGTTCAATGAGTCACTCAAGTTAGACAGTGATGGACGAAATTCATCTCAGGAAGTGAAACCATGGACTGAGATAGATTCACGAAGTCCGAAGCTCGGTAAGAAAAGGCCTCGGTGGGGTTCTTTGCCTGTTTCTAATCAAAATGCGAGTAATGTTTCATATCCTAAAACATTCAACACATTGGGCGGATGCGACAATGAGAATGTAGAAGGTTTTGGTACTGCTGGGTGTGGTAATGAAGCAGAAAGGTTTCCTTTTGTAGTAAAGGTTGATGAAAAGAAGGATGCTGGTTACACGGAGCAAGCTAGCTCGATAACTGCATGCTCTACGCGTGAGTTGATGAGGAAAAAGCGATCCCAACGAACTGAACTATCTGAATCGAGGAGTCCTATTCAAGATCAAGACAACTTTTGTCAGCCGATGCATAGATCCCCAGTTACTATTGAGAGATCAAAATTTCATGGAATGAGTATACAATCCACTGATACGGTTTCTAGTGAAGTAAAACCCATTAAACGTTCTTCTTTTGGTAATTTGCCACTTTGCTGTGGCACTAGCATAGTGCCAGGAAATACACCAAAAATTGGGAGTCAAGTTTCTACTATTCAACTTGACTGTGACGATAACAATTATTGTGAACATATGAAAAGCTCTCAGAATTGTGATGGGAGCCTTTATGTTAGTTCTTGTATACTTGAGCAACCTCGCTTTAAAAACAGTAATATCGATGTCCAAGATTCTAGTTGTCTGGATTTGCTTCAAACAGATGCTTTTGGTTCATGTGCAGTGGCCGTTTCAGCTGCAAGTGACTTTATATCCAAAAATGAATGCCCGACTGAAAATGATCAGCTAATTGCTAATCACAAGGTACCTGAGAATCCAGTTGAGGATTTGGAAGACATGACAGGTAAAACAACAAATACTCAGTGTAAAAATTCACTGTATCAAGAAAGCAAACCTGGTTTCTCCATGCCTAACTGTTCGATATCAGATAATGTAAATAAGGAAGCCGAATCTGTAAAACTCGTTAGTATGGTTTTCTCCAAGAAACCTCCATCAATGGAGTGGACTGAAGAGCCAGGTGGTGAAGCCCGAGGACCTATGGATGGATACTGTAATGAAGTACCGATTGTTCAGGGTAGATCTATAGAGGATTGTCTTCCCTTTTTTGTGAGGAATTTCCCAGAAGAAAAAGAACTACCCCCAAGAAATTATGATTATGTTAATCACCATGAATCAGTAATGGGTGTTCCCATTCTTTATCAAAATGATGGATCACATTTGTTCATGCTTACCTCTGCCATATCACCTCCATCTACAGAATCCGTTGATAGATGGCTGTCATCAAATATCTCTGATATTATGGGGAAAAAGTCAAATGCACAATCACTAATTCCCCTATTGTCCGATGGATCATCTGGTGATGTGATTGACTCACTTGGTTCTCAGGCTGATGTTAGTAATTCACCTACACAGATACCTGTTTCTTTGTCCAGGGAAAAGCCTAGTTTGGATAAAGTACATGAGCATAATCAAGAATCCTGCGGCATGGAAGTTAAAGAGACTCAGAAAAAGCCAGTGCCTGGCTCCAGGCCAGATCCCTCTCAGATATCGGGCCCTGATAGAAAAATGAAGCTAACTCCACTTAGTCAAATTGGTTTTCGTGATCCAGCAAGTGTTGGTGGAGGGCAGCAGCTAACATTGCTGAGTGTAGAAATTCAGGCTGAATCTAGAGGGGTTTTGAGACCTGATCCTCGTTTTGATGCCATAAATGTCATCGCTCTTGTCTTTCAAGAGGATGACGAGTCTACTCTTGATGTTCACGTGCTTCTGCGTTGTGATCATGCATCTGTTGTTAAGGACCTGAATGCAATTTTTGGGTGTCAGGTACTTGTATTTTCTGAAGAATTACAGTTGTTCAGCCATTTTTCAAAGTTAATTGATTCTGTCGATCCCGATGTTATAATGGGCTGGGATGTTCAAAGTGGTTCCCTAGGATTTTTGGCTGAAAGGGCTGGATATCTTGGTCTTGGTTTATTGAATAACATATCGCGGACTCCATCTGAAACCAATGAAGCTTTGTCAGAGTTTGAAACTTCTGAAAATAATATGGTGAAGGAGATGTTTTCTGAATCTGAAGCTAGGGAGGCTGTCAAtcttgagaatttgattgaggaCGAGTGGGGCAGAACGCATGCCAGTGGTGTTCATGTAGGTGGTAGGATTGTCCTGAATATTTGGAGACTTATGAGGAATGAAGTTAAACTTAACATTTACACAGTTGAAGCTGTAGCTGAAAAAGTATTGAGGCGAAAAATCCCATCTATACATTGGAAGATACTCACCAAATGGTTTTCAAGTGGTCCTGGACGTGCTAGATATCGATCTGTTGATTATATCTTACAGAGAGCAAAGTTGAATTTGCAGATTATGAATCAGCTTGATGTGATAAACCGGACATCAGAACTAGCTCGAGTATTTGGCATCGATTTTTTCTCTGTTCTATCGCGAGGTTCACAGTATCGTGTTGAATCAATGTTTCTGCGACTGGCACATACCCAGAACTATCTTGCAATTTCACCTGGAAATCAACAGGTTGCCAATCAACCTGCAATGGAATGCTTACCTCTTGTTATGGAACCAGAATCTAGTTTTTATGCAGATCCAGTAATTGTTTTGGATTTTCAGTCCCTTTATCCATCCATGGTCATTGCTTATAACCTTTGCTTCTGTACTTGCCTTGGAAAGATTACACCTCCAAAGGAAAATTGCTTAGGAGTCAGTTCATATTCAGCAGATAAACACACTTTGCACAATTTGAGACTGGAGTTACTAGTTACTCCCAATGGAGTTCTCTATGTGTCTTCCAAAGTTCGGAAAGGAATTCTACCTTGCCTATTGGAAGAAATATTATCGACTAGAATTATGGTGAAACAAGCgatgaaaaagttgtctccatcACAGAAAGTTCTTGGCCGGATATTTAATGCCCGACAGCTTGCTTTGAAGCTGATAGCAAATGTTACTTATGGCTATACTGCTGCAGGATTTAGCGGGCGCATGCCATGCGCTGAGCTTGCTGACAGTATTGTGCAGTGTGGCCGGCGAACGCTCGAGACTGCAATTTCATTTGTGAATTCAAATGAAAAATGGAAAGCTAGAGTTGTTTATGGTGACACAGATAG CATGTTTGTACTTCTTAAAGGGAGGTCTCTCAAAGAAGCTTTTACAATTGGACGAGAAATCGCATCGGCAATAACTGAAATGAATCCCAATCCTGTCACTTTAAAAATGGAAAAGGTTTACTACCCATGCTTCCTCCTTACAAAGAAGCGATATGTTGGGTATAGTTACGAGAGTCCTGATCAGAGCAATCCGATTTTTGATGCTAAGGGCATTGAGACTGTGAGGAGAGATACATGTGCTGCTGTTTCTAAAACTATGGAGCAGTCATTAAGGATATATTTCGAATATCAGAATATTGATGAG GTCCAATCATATCTACAGCGTCAGTGGACAAGGATACTATCTGGTCGAGTTTCCGTTCAGGATTTTGTGTTTGCAAAGGAAGTTCGTTTGGGTACTTACAGCATACGTGCTTCTTCACTTCCTCCAGCTGCAATCGTAGCCACTAAAGCAATGAAAGTTGACCCCCGGGCAGAGCCTCGATATGCTGAAAGAATACCTTATGTAGTAGTTCACGGTGAACCCGGGGCTCGTTTGGTGGACATGGTAGTGGATCCCCTTGAAGTTCTGGCTCTGAACTCCCCTTACAGATTAAATGACATTTATTACATCAGGAAACAGATAATCCCAGCATTACAGCGAGTTTTTGGGCTGCTCGGCGCTGATCTCAACCATTGGTTTCTTGACATGCCTCGACCATCACGTGAAGCTTTTGGAAAACGCTGTTCTCTTGGCCTGAATCCACAGAGAAAAAGAATTGATTACTACTACACATCAAGGCATTGCATTGTCTGTGGTGACCTAGTTCAGGCTTCGTCCCATCTGTGTCCCGAATGTCTTAAGAATGAAACCACTGTTGCCATAGCTTTGATTGGAAGAACTTCAAAACTGGAAAAGGATATCCAACACCTTACTGCT ATATGTCGCCATTGTGGTGGTGGGGATTGGCGTGTGGAAAGCGGAGTCAAGTGTATTTCACTTGCTTGTTCGGTTTTCTACGAGAGGAGAAAAGTCCAGAAAGAATTACAGTCACTATCTGAAGTTGCTACAAGAGCTGGTTTCTATCCCAAGTGTATGGTCGAATGGTTCTAA
- the LOC140822102 gene encoding DNA polymerase zeta catalytic subunit isoform X2, whose protein sequence is MMKVPYVDSCIHALYLGLDKALKLKGNTGSKRQHVHGCNLVRARKFYGYHSTEELFVKIYLYYPQDVSRAAKLLLAGGVMDKVLQPYESHIPFLLQFLIDNNLYGMSHLHVSKIKFRHPVPDVFSQPKSNCSSELNALPEDSTFLATNSQADVDDGLCSIFPLQTSSTVPNCQIMKNANQSDPSANEDIRFFRRQSTSELEGDAVIDEITNQQFLSYARLSQAHADVKMVQSLIPIWEEELERTGVPESMPSNSEKPLPQDVLKTLSCGIDFEIFMEVNDDEGSEPPLTPTSIKCSTDCRNLVEHGLENFEGCSNLSSKYLEKSDNVGSSSIFDSSSEAVYEDKTCASDAIDKPRISYSLGQLSEKASDEDALRLLKWLASSQAAEDINSDDELACETILSPLIPVKTIDKVLEKANVEYESESQQECQDILDSVDMLDFEELNGRASDRIDNNHSSEPLSNKIIPQVDGSSDDLQSTPRFNESLKLDSDGRNSSQEVKPWTEIDSRSPKLGKKRPRWGSLPVSNQNASNVSYPKTFNTLGGCDNENVEGFGTAGCGNEAERFPFVVKVDEKKDAGYTEQASSITACSTRELMRKKRSQRTELSESRSPIQDQDNFCQPMHRSPVTIERSKFHGMSIQSTDTVSSEVKPIKRSSFGNLPLCCGTSIVPGNTPKIGSQVSTIQLDCDDNNYCEHMKSSQNCDGSLYVSSCILEQPRFKNSNIDVQDSSCLDLLQTDAFGSCAVAVSAASDFISKNECPTENDQLIANHKVPENPVEDLEDMTGKTTNTQCKNSLYQESKPGFSMPNCSISDNVNKEAESVKLVSMVFSKKPPSMEWTEEPGGEARGPMDGYCNEVPIVQGRSIEDCLPFFVRNFPEEKELPPRNYDYVNHHESVMGVPILYQNDGSHLFMLTSAISPPSTESVDRWLSSNISDIMGKKSNAQSLIPLLSDGSSGDVIDSLGSQADVSNSPTQIPVSLSREKPSLDKVHEHNQESCGMEVKETQKKPVPGSRPDPSQISGPDRKMKLTPLSQIGFRDPASVGGGQQLTLLSVEIQAESRGVLRPDPRFDAINVIALVFQEDDESTLDVHVLLRCDHASVVKDLNAIFGCQVLVFSEELQLFSHFSKLIDSVDPDVIMGWDVQSGSLGFLAERAGYLGLGLLNNISRTPSETNEALSEFETSENNMVKEMFSESEAREAVNLENLIEDEWGRTHASGVHVGGRIVLNIWRLMRNEVKLNIYTVEAVAEKVLRRKIPSIHWKILTKWFSSGPGRARYRSVDYILQRAKLNLQIMNQLDVINRTSELARVFGIDFFSVLSRGSQYRVESMFLRLAHTQNYLAISPGNQQVANQPAMECLPLVMEPESSFYADPVIVLDFQSLYPSMVIAYNLCFCTCLGKITPPKENCLGVSSYSADKHTLHNLRLELLVTPNGVLYVSSKVRKGILPCLLEEILSTRIMVKQAMKKLSPSQKVLGRIFNARQLALKLIANVTYGYTAAGFSGRMPCAELADSIVQCGRRTLETAISFVNSNEKWKARVVYGDTDSMFVLLKGRSLKEAFTIGREIASAITEMNPNPVTLKMEKVYYPCFLLTKKRYVGYSYESPDQSNPIFDAKGIETVRRDTCAAVSKTMEQSLRIYFEYQNIDEVQSYLQRQWTRILSGRVSVQDFVFAKEVRLGTYSIRASSLPPAAIVATKAMKVDPRAEPRYAERIPYVVVHGEPGARLVDMVVDPLEVLALNSPYRLNDIYYIRKQIIPALQRVFGLLGADLNHWFLDMPRPSREAFGKRCSLGLNPQRKRIDYYYTSRHCIVCGDLVQASSHLCPECLKNETTVAIALIGRTSKLEKDIQHLTAICRHCGGGDWRVESGVKCISLACSVFYERRKVQKELQSLSEVATRAGFYPKCMVEWF, encoded by the exons ATGATGAAGGTACCTTATG TTGATTCATGCATACATGCTCTATACCTGGGTCTTGATAAGGCTTTAAAG CTCAAAGGAAATACTGGCTCAAAACGTCAGCATGTGCATGGTTGCAATCTTGTTCGAGCGAGGAAGTTTTATGGTTATCATTCTACCGAGGAGCTATTTGTGAAGATTTATCT CTACTACCCACAGGATGTTTCACGGGCTGCAAAgcttcttttg GCGGGTGGAGTTATGGATAAGGTTTTACAACCTTATGAGTCACATATACCGTTTCTTCTCCAATTCTTG ATTGACAACAATTTGTATGGAATGAGTCATTTGCATGTTTCAAAGATCAAGTTTCGCCATCCTGTCCCAGATGTTTTCTCTCAACCAAAATCTAATTGCAGTAGTGAGCTGAATGCATTGCCTGAGGACTCCACATTTTTGGCTACGAATTCCCAG GCAGATGTAGACGATGGCTTGTGTTCGATTTTTCCTTTGCAGACATCTTCTACAGTTCCAAATTGTCAGATCATGAAAAATGCCAATCAGTCTGATCCTTCAGCAAATGAAGATATTCGATTCTTCAGGCGGCAGAGTACCTCTGAGCTGGAAGGAGATGCTGTAATAGATG AGATAACAAACCAGCAATTTTTATCGTATGCACGCCTTTCTCAAGCTCATGCTGATGTGAAAATGGTTCAGTCACTAATACCAATTTGGGAG GAAGAATTAGAGAGGACTGGAGTACCTGAGTCCATGCCTTCTAATTCTGAGAAACCACTTCCACAAGATGTATTGAAGACTCTGTCATGTGGTAtcgattttgaaatatttatggaagTGAATGACGATGAAGGAAGCGAGCCACCTTTGACTCCAACATCAATAAAATGTTCAACAGATTGCAGAAATTTGGTTGAACATGGACTCGAGAACTTTGAGGGTTGCAGCAATCTGTCTTCCAAGTATTTGGAAAAAAGTGACAACGTTGGATCTTCATCTATTTTTGATTCATCATCAGAAGCTGTTTATGAAGACAAAACTTGTGCATCCGACGCAATTGATAAACCACGGATATCTTATTCTTTGGGGCAATTGAGTGAAAAG GCCTCAGACGAAGATGCCTTGAGGCTTTTAAAGTGGCTTGCATCTTCTCAAGCTGCTGAAGATATCAACTCTGATGACGAACTTGCTTGTGAGACAATATTGAGTCCCTTGATACCTGTGAAAACCATTGACAAGGTGTTAGAGAAAGCCAATGTGGAGTACGAGAGTGAATCCCAGCAAGAGTGTCAGGACATTCTTGATTCTGTTGATATGCTTGATTTTGAAGAATTGAACGGCAGAGCTTCTGACCGCATCGACAACAATCATTCTAGCGAACCATTGTCAAATAAAATTATACCTCAAGTCGATGGCTCTAGTGATGACCTCCAGTCAACTCCACGGTTCAATGAGTCACTCAAGTTAGACAGTGATGGACGAAATTCATCTCAGGAAGTGAAACCATGGACTGAGATAGATTCACGAAGTCCGAAGCTCGGTAAGAAAAGGCCTCGGTGGGGTTCTTTGCCTGTTTCTAATCAAAATGCGAGTAATGTTTCATATCCTAAAACATTCAACACATTGGGCGGATGCGACAATGAGAATGTAGAAGGTTTTGGTACTGCTGGGTGTGGTAATGAAGCAGAAAGGTTTCCTTTTGTAGTAAAGGTTGATGAAAAGAAGGATGCTGGTTACACGGAGCAAGCTAGCTCGATAACTGCATGCTCTACGCGTGAGTTGATGAGGAAAAAGCGATCCCAACGAACTGAACTATCTGAATCGAGGAGTCCTATTCAAGATCAAGACAACTTTTGTCAGCCGATGCATAGATCCCCAGTTACTATTGAGAGATCAAAATTTCATGGAATGAGTATACAATCCACTGATACGGTTTCTAGTGAAGTAAAACCCATTAAACGTTCTTCTTTTGGTAATTTGCCACTTTGCTGTGGCACTAGCATAGTGCCAGGAAATACACCAAAAATTGGGAGTCAAGTTTCTACTATTCAACTTGACTGTGACGATAACAATTATTGTGAACATATGAAAAGCTCTCAGAATTGTGATGGGAGCCTTTATGTTAGTTCTTGTATACTTGAGCAACCTCGCTTTAAAAACAGTAATATCGATGTCCAAGATTCTAGTTGTCTGGATTTGCTTCAAACAGATGCTTTTGGTTCATGTGCAGTGGCCGTTTCAGCTGCAAGTGACTTTATATCCAAAAATGAATGCCCGACTGAAAATGATCAGCTAATTGCTAATCACAAGGTACCTGAGAATCCAGTTGAGGATTTGGAAGACATGACAGGTAAAACAACAAATACTCAGTGTAAAAATTCACTGTATCAAGAAAGCAAACCTGGTTTCTCCATGCCTAACTGTTCGATATCAGATAATGTAAATAAGGAAGCCGAATCTGTAAAACTCGTTAGTATGGTTTTCTCCAAGAAACCTCCATCAATGGAGTGGACTGAAGAGCCAGGTGGTGAAGCCCGAGGACCTATGGATGGATACTGTAATGAAGTACCGATTGTTCAGGGTAGATCTATAGAGGATTGTCTTCCCTTTTTTGTGAGGAATTTCCCAGAAGAAAAAGAACTACCCCCAAGAAATTATGATTATGTTAATCACCATGAATCAGTAATGGGTGTTCCCATTCTTTATCAAAATGATGGATCACATTTGTTCATGCTTACCTCTGCCATATCACCTCCATCTACAGAATCCGTTGATAGATGGCTGTCATCAAATATCTCTGATATTATGGGGAAAAAGTCAAATGCACAATCACTAATTCCCCTATTGTCCGATGGATCATCTGGTGATGTGATTGACTCACTTGGTTCTCAGGCTGATGTTAGTAATTCACCTACACAGATACCTGTTTCTTTGTCCAGGGAAAAGCCTAGTTTGGATAAAGTACATGAGCATAATCAAGAATCCTGCGGCATGGAAGTTAAAGAGACTCAGAAAAAGCCAGTGCCTGGCTCCAGGCCAGATCCCTCTCAGATATCGGGCCCTGATAGAAAAATGAAGCTAACTCCACTTAGTCAAATTGGTTTTCGTGATCCAGCAAGTGTTGGTGGAGGGCAGCAGCTAACATTGCTGAGTGTAGAAATTCAGGCTGAATCTAGAGGGGTTTTGAGACCTGATCCTCGTTTTGATGCCATAAATGTCATCGCTCTTGTCTTTCAAGAGGATGACGAGTCTACTCTTGATGTTCACGTGCTTCTGCGTTGTGATCATGCATCTGTTGTTAAGGACCTGAATGCAATTTTTGGGTGTCAGGTACTTGTATTTTCTGAAGAATTACAGTTGTTCAGCCATTTTTCAAAGTTAATTGATTCTGTCGATCCCGATGTTATAATGGGCTGGGATGTTCAAAGTGGTTCCCTAGGATTTTTGGCTGAAAGGGCTGGATATCTTGGTCTTGGTTTATTGAATAACATATCGCGGACTCCATCTGAAACCAATGAAGCTTTGTCAGAGTTTGAAACTTCTGAAAATAATATGGTGAAGGAGATGTTTTCTGAATCTGAAGCTAGGGAGGCTGTCAAtcttgagaatttgattgaggaCGAGTGGGGCAGAACGCATGCCAGTGGTGTTCATGTAGGTGGTAGGATTGTCCTGAATATTTGGAGACTTATGAGGAATGAAGTTAAACTTAACATTTACACAGTTGAAGCTGTAGCTGAAAAAGTATTGAGGCGAAAAATCCCATCTATACATTGGAAGATACTCACCAAATGGTTTTCAAGTGGTCCTGGACGTGCTAGATATCGATCTGTTGATTATATCTTACAGAGAGCAAAGTTGAATTTGCAGATTATGAATCAGCTTGATGTGATAAACCGGACATCAGAACTAGCTCGAGTATTTGGCATCGATTTTTTCTCTGTTCTATCGCGAGGTTCACAGTATCGTGTTGAATCAATGTTTCTGCGACTGGCACATACCCAGAACTATCTTGCAATTTCACCTGGAAATCAACAGGTTGCCAATCAACCTGCAATGGAATGCTTACCTCTTGTTATGGAACCAGAATCTAGTTTTTATGCAGATCCAGTAATTGTTTTGGATTTTCAGTCCCTTTATCCATCCATGGTCATTGCTTATAACCTTTGCTTCTGTACTTGCCTTGGAAAGATTACACCTCCAAAGGAAAATTGCTTAGGAGTCAGTTCATATTCAGCAGATAAACACACTTTGCACAATTTGAGACTGGAGTTACTAGTTACTCCCAATGGAGTTCTCTATGTGTCTTCCAAAGTTCGGAAAGGAATTCTACCTTGCCTATTGGAAGAAATATTATCGACTAGAATTATGGTGAAACAAGCgatgaaaaagttgtctccatcACAGAAAGTTCTTGGCCGGATATTTAATGCCCGACAGCTTGCTTTGAAGCTGATAGCAAATGTTACTTATGGCTATACTGCTGCAGGATTTAGCGGGCGCATGCCATGCGCTGAGCTTGCTGACAGTATTGTGCAGTGTGGCCGGCGAACGCTCGAGACTGCAATTTCATTTGTGAATTCAAATGAAAAATGGAAAGCTAGAGTTGTTTATGGTGACACAGATAG CATGTTTGTACTTCTTAAAGGGAGGTCTCTCAAAGAAGCTTTTACAATTGGACGAGAAATCGCATCGGCAATAACTGAAATGAATCCCAATCCTGTCACTTTAAAAATGGAAAAGGTTTACTACCCATGCTTCCTCCTTACAAAGAAGCGATATGTTGGGTATAGTTACGAGAGTCCTGATCAGAGCAATCCGATTTTTGATGCTAAGGGCATTGAGACTGTGAGGAGAGATACATGTGCTGCTGTTTCTAAAACTATGGAGCAGTCATTAAGGATATATTTCGAATATCAGAATATTGATGAG GTCCAATCATATCTACAGCGTCAGTGGACAAGGATACTATCTGGTCGAGTTTCCGTTCAGGATTTTGTGTTTGCAAAGGAAGTTCGTTTGGGTACTTACAGCATACGTGCTTCTTCACTTCCTCCAGCTGCAATCGTAGCCACTAAAGCAATGAAAGTTGACCCCCGGGCAGAGCCTCGATATGCTGAAAGAATACCTTATGTAGTAGTTCACGGTGAACCCGGGGCTCGTTTGGTGGACATGGTAGTGGATCCCCTTGAAGTTCTGGCTCTGAACTCCCCTTACAGATTAAATGACATTTATTACATCAGGAAACAGATAATCCCAGCATTACAGCGAGTTTTTGGGCTGCTCGGCGCTGATCTCAACCATTGGTTTCTTGACATGCCTCGACCATCACGTGAAGCTTTTGGAAAACGCTGTTCTCTTGGCCTGAATCCACAGAGAAAAAGAATTGATTACTACTACACATCAAGGCATTGCATTGTCTGTGGTGACCTAGTTCAGGCTTCGTCCCATCTGTGTCCCGAATGTCTTAAGAATGAAACCACTGTTGCCATAGCTTTGATTGGAAGAACTTCAAAACTGGAAAAGGATATCCAACACCTTACTGCT ATATGTCGCCATTGTGGTGGTGGGGATTGGCGTGTGGAAAGCGGAGTCAAGTGTATTTCACTTGCTTGTTCGGTTTTCTACGAGAGGAGAAAAGTCCAGAAAGAATTACAGTCACTATCTGAAGTTGCTACAAGAGCTGGTTTCTATCCCAAGTGTATGGTCGAATGGTTCTAA